From Pristiophorus japonicus isolate sPriJap1 chromosome 1, sPriJap1.hap1, whole genome shotgun sequence, a single genomic window includes:
- the LOC139276074 gene encoding carbonic anhydrase 13-like isoform X2: MVTFHIENNERPSHWHEQFPIAKEGCRQSPIEIKNAETKYDSSLQPLTLQYDASSAKSLCNTGFSLQVDYDDCTDRSVLTGGPLCGKYRLRQFHFHWGACDDHGSEHVVDGQNYAAELHLVHWNAEKYSDFAEAAKAPDGLAVIGVFLQVCEENPALHKILCSLDCIKKKGLKVEFTDFSPCALLPTCLNYWTYLGSLTTPPLLESVIWILLEKPITLSPEQMAMFRTLEFSGPDDPMQDNYRPPQPLKCRDIRRNFQ; the protein is encoded by the exons ATGGTCACTTTCCACATTGAAAATAATGAAC GTCCATCCCATTGGCACGAACAGTTTCCCATAGCGAAGGAAGGTTGCCGCCAGTCACCCATCGAGATCAAGAATGCGGAAACCAAGTACGACTCGAGCCTGCAGCCGCTGACCCTCCAGTACGACGCATCCAGCGCGAAAAGCCTCTGCAACACCGGCTTCTCGCTGCAGGTGGATTACGATGACTGCACAGACCGATCGG TGCTGACGGGTGGCCCCCTTTGTGGAAAATATAGGCTACGTCAGTTCCACTTTCATTGGGGAGCCTGTGATGATCACGGCAGTGAACATGTAGTCGATGGACAAAATTATGCTGCAGAG CTTCACCTGGTGCATTGGAATGCAGAAAAGTATAGTGATTTTGCTGAGGCTGCTAAAGCACCTGATGGTCTGGCTGTAATTGGTGTCTTCCTTCAG GTATGTGAAGAAAATCCAGCCCTGCATAAGATTCTTTGTTCTCTGGACTGCATTAAAAAAAAG GGTCTTAAAGTTGAATTCACAGACTTTAGCCCTTGTGCTCTGCTGCCTACTTGTCTCAATTATTGGACTTACCTGGGATCCCTGACCACTCCTCCTCTGCTTGAGAGTGTCATCTGGATTTTGCTTGAGAAGCCTATCACACTCAGCCCAGAACAG ATGGCAATGTTCCGCACCTTGGAGTTCTCCGGGCCAGATGATCCTATGCAAGACAACTACCGACCTCCCCAGCCTCTGAAATGCAGGGATATCCGAAGAAACTTCCAGTAA
- the LOC139276074 gene encoding carbonic anhydrase 13-like isoform X1 yields MAGCSWGYGRDNGPSHWHEQFPIAKEGCRQSPIEIKNAETKYDSSLQPLTLQYDASSAKSLCNTGFSLQVDYDDCTDRSVLTGGPLCGKYRLRQFHFHWGACDDHGSEHVVDGQNYAAELHLVHWNAEKYSDFAEAAKAPDGLAVIGVFLQVCEENPALHKILCSLDCIKKKGLKVEFTDFSPCALLPTCLNYWTYLGSLTTPPLLESVIWILLEKPITLSPEQMAMFRTLEFSGPDDPMQDNYRPPQPLKCRDIRRNFQ; encoded by the exons ATGGCGGGATGTAGCTGGGGATATGGACGGGACAACG GTCCATCCCATTGGCACGAACAGTTTCCCATAGCGAAGGAAGGTTGCCGCCAGTCACCCATCGAGATCAAGAATGCGGAAACCAAGTACGACTCGAGCCTGCAGCCGCTGACCCTCCAGTACGACGCATCCAGCGCGAAAAGCCTCTGCAACACCGGCTTCTCGCTGCAGGTGGATTACGATGACTGCACAGACCGATCGG TGCTGACGGGTGGCCCCCTTTGTGGAAAATATAGGCTACGTCAGTTCCACTTTCATTGGGGAGCCTGTGATGATCACGGCAGTGAACATGTAGTCGATGGACAAAATTATGCTGCAGAG CTTCACCTGGTGCATTGGAATGCAGAAAAGTATAGTGATTTTGCTGAGGCTGCTAAAGCACCTGATGGTCTGGCTGTAATTGGTGTCTTCCTTCAG GTATGTGAAGAAAATCCAGCCCTGCATAAGATTCTTTGTTCTCTGGACTGCATTAAAAAAAAG GGTCTTAAAGTTGAATTCACAGACTTTAGCCCTTGTGCTCTGCTGCCTACTTGTCTCAATTATTGGACTTACCTGGGATCCCTGACCACTCCTCCTCTGCTTGAGAGTGTCATCTGGATTTTGCTTGAGAAGCCTATCACACTCAGCCCAGAACAG ATGGCAATGTTCCGCACCTTGGAGTTCTCCGGGCCAGATGATCCTATGCAAGACAACTACCGACCTCCCCAGCCTCTGAAATGCAGGGATATCCGAAGAAACTTCCAGTAA